In Candidatus Eisenbacteria bacterium, a single window of DNA contains:
- a CDS encoding tetratricopeptide repeat protein has protein sequence MIVRPVRLALCAALAAASALDPRPLAAATPGAASTHAKPRPALSAEDWREDLRFLVKTMKETHPKLFWRVGQDTLEAAVAELDRGIPSMSEDEIVTGIVRIAAMPRDGHTFAMPWAGPVATGTVFPVRLYRFSDGLFVTAAHRSHADLAGAKVERIGGVPADQALNRVSDLLGYDNSYTRLERGPMALAMPILAHGSGLASSRESIELSVVTRKGSRKTVRVAAIPEPNHGAWLRDRSLAPEGFATAAPGSAARPRSWPRASNYWFELLPGTKTVYVQFNEVNHAREEPFGAFCQRLWTFVDERDVDRLVLDIRNNQGGNNGILKPLYHGVIKRDRINRRGHFITILGRGTYSAAMNCAAFLEEQTNVLFTGEPSGAAPCQAGDAGQFTLPRSGMPFQVSRYLWLNTVPWDNRPWIRPHVPALTSSKDYFAGKDPALETALSMSSFKPLPERMREAWEAGGAAAARSELNAHRKSYPDVPGMSSEGDVNRFGYELLAHDRVDDAIEVFRWNTEDHPGSWNAWDSLGEALVKKGDRERAIAAYRKSVELNPESQGGKEALRHLTGS, from the coding sequence ATGATCGTCCGCCCCGTCCGCCTTGCCCTGTGCGCGGCCCTGGCCGCCGCGTCGGCCCTGGACCCTCGGCCACTCGCGGCCGCGACGCCGGGAGCGGCCTCGACGCACGCGAAACCCCGGCCTGCCCTGAGCGCCGAGGACTGGCGCGAAGACCTCCGATTCCTCGTCAAGACCATGAAGGAGACGCACCCCAAGCTCTTCTGGCGCGTCGGGCAGGACACGCTCGAGGCGGCCGTGGCCGAGCTGGATCGAGGGATCCCGTCGATGTCCGAGGACGAGATCGTGACCGGCATCGTACGAATCGCGGCGATGCCGCGGGACGGCCATACGTTCGCCATGCCGTGGGCCGGACCGGTGGCGACCGGGACCGTGTTCCCCGTACGCCTCTACCGCTTCTCGGACGGGCTCTTCGTGACGGCGGCGCACCGGTCGCACGCGGATCTTGCGGGAGCGAAGGTGGAGCGGATCGGAGGCGTTCCCGCCGACCAGGCGCTGAACCGCGTCTCCGATCTCCTCGGCTACGACAACTCGTACACGCGCCTCGAGCGGGGCCCGATGGCGCTGGCCATGCCCATCCTCGCGCACGGCTCCGGCCTGGCGTCCTCTCGCGAATCCATCGAGCTCTCGGTGGTCACGCGCAAGGGATCGCGGAAAACCGTCCGGGTCGCCGCGATCCCCGAACCGAACCATGGCGCCTGGCTTCGCGACCGGTCGCTCGCCCCCGAAGGCTTCGCGACCGCCGCTCCGGGCAGCGCCGCGCGTCCCCGCTCCTGGCCCCGCGCTTCCAACTACTGGTTCGAGCTCCTCCCCGGGACGAAGACGGTGTACGTGCAGTTCAACGAGGTGAATCATGCGCGCGAGGAGCCGTTCGGTGCCTTCTGCCAGCGGCTCTGGACGTTCGTGGACGAGCGCGACGTGGACCGGCTCGTGCTCGACATCCGGAACAACCAGGGCGGAAACAACGGAATCTTGAAGCCCCTGTACCACGGGGTCATCAAGCGGGATCGCATCAACCGCCGTGGACACTTCATCACGATCCTCGGGCGCGGCACGTACAGCGCCGCCATGAACTGCGCGGCATTCCTCGAGGAGCAGACGAACGTGCTCTTCACGGGCGAGCCGTCCGGCGCCGCTCCGTGCCAGGCGGGGGACGCGGGACAGTTCACCTTGCCCCGGAGCGGAATGCCCTTCCAGGTCTCGCGCTATCTCTGGCTGAACACGGTGCCGTGGGACAACCGCCCGTGGATCCGTCCGCACGTCCCGGCCCTGACGTCGTCCAAGGACTACTTCGCCGGCAAGGATCCCGCGCTCGAGACCGCGCTCTCCATGTCGAGCTTCAAGCCCCTCCCCGAGCGAATGCGCGAGGCGTGGGAGGCCGGCGGTGCCGCGGCGGCGCGGAGCGAGCTCAACGCCCATCGGAAGAGCTACCCGGACGTTCCCGGAATGTCCTCGGAAGGCGACGTGAACCGGTTCGGGTACGAGCTCCTCGCGCACGATCGGGTGGACGACGCGATCGAGGTGTTCCGGTGGAACACCGAGGACCATCCGGGAAGCTGGAACGCGTGGGACAGCCTGGGAGAGGCGCTCGTGAAGAAGGGGGATCGTGAGAGGGCGATCGCCGCCTACCGGAAGTCCGTCGAGCTCAACCCCGAGAGCCAGGGCGGAAAGGAAGCGCTCCGCCACCTGACGGGGAGCTAG